The DNA window CCAGATATTTTCTTTGGAAATGTCAACATTATTGAAAAATAATCCAGGATTAATTTTAGCCAGTTCTTTAAAATTCCTGATGAAATGAGATTGGTCATAAAAGTTGGCATCCAATGATAAACCTATAAGATTAGGATTACTGCTTTTCTGGTTAATGGCGTTCCTAAATTTATTTACTTTTCGAAATTCAGAAGGTGATTTCCCTACATACTTTTGAAACATTTTATTCAGGTATTGTCTGGATATTTGATTTTTTTCTGCTATTTCTTCTATGCTCATTTGGGAATTGATATCCTTCAGCCAATCTTCAACACGTGTAAGATCTTTTTTAATAAGCTTTGACATCCAGTATTTTTCCAGTAACTCCAATTGATGACTTCTTTCTTTTGTAAAAAGTATATTTATCATTTCATCCTCATAATCATTAAAAGGACTAAAATAGCTAAAGTCATTTTCAAATAAAGACGATGGCTCCTCTATAAAATAATTGAGCCCGGCAGGCTTAAAATAAATTGTAATTTCGTCCACTACAGCATTGACGATGACTTCTACGGGTGTAATATATTTTTTCACCAGTGTAGACGTAAATTTTTGGTCAGCAGAAGAGACCGTAATTTTATCTTTTTCCAGTTTTACAGCTGCATTCAGATAAATAGAAACAATGTTATAATTGTTTGGAAAGGTCTGATAATTAAAAGGATTTTCAATCTTTTGTTTGGAGATGAAATAAAACCCTTCGATATATTTGTTTAAGATATTATTGGATGGCTTATAAAACTTTACATCGATTTTCATATACTACTGCAATTGTTCAGATATTTATCGCACATTTTTGATGAGTTGTAAAAATACAAATATATTGTCCTAAAAAATTGAATGCCACACAAATCTCATGACAATACCGAATTACAATAACATTTAGTATTTATTTGCCGGAAACAAATGATCTGATTTACATATAATGTATTTTCACTATTTTAGCCACCTGATTAAAAGAATCAAAACAGGTGAACCTTATTTCATCTGGAATCTAAAAAAATTAAACATTATTTAGATGAAAAAACAAGACCTGCCTCAGGACGAAAGCAATCTGAAATCCGCCAACATGACTGAAGTCTTGTATGTAATGGATGAAAACGACAACTATACCACGGCAAACAGTACAGGCTGGGATGCAAAGAAGGCTGCTTTGGATGAATCCATGGAACTCATTCATGAAAGAATTGAAGAGGCAAAGCAAAACGTTGCCAATAATATTGTAAGCCCGATTGTTTATTTTATGGAACTCAATAAAATGGATATGGGCGTGCTTTCTTCCTATGTGGGAATATGGCAATGGAGGGTAAAAAGACACTTTAAACCCAAAAATTTTAAAACACTAAGCGAGACCACCCTGAAAAAATATGCCGATGCATTCGGAATTTCAGTGGATGAATTAAAAAACTTCGACGGGAAATAAATGAAATAAGGCACCTATGCATTATTCCATTTGACCAATGAAAAAGATATAAGCTGCAAATGAAATTAAACTTTGAACACCATCAGACTGCGCATTGCGAAAACGGTGTTGCTTCTAATCTACTGCTTAACAAAGGCTTAAAACTGAGCGAACCGATGATCTTCGGAATCGGTTCCGGATTGTTTTTTGTATACCTGCCTTTTTTAAAAGTGAATTTTGCTCCGGGCTTCAGCTATCGGCCGATGCCGGGTGCTATTTTCAGTAAAGCCGCCAAAAGATTAGGAATTAAAATCAAAAGAGAAAAGTTTTCAAATCCAAAAGATGCCCAAAAGGCGCTGGAAAGAAACTTAGAACAAAATATACCTACAGGACTTCAGGTTGGAGTTTTTAACCTTACTTATT is part of the Chryseobacterium lactis genome and encodes:
- a CDS encoding helix-turn-helix domain-containing protein — protein: MKIDVKFYKPSNNILNKYIEGFYFISKQKIENPFNYQTFPNNYNIVSIYLNAAVKLEKDKITVSSADQKFTSTLVKKYITPVEVIVNAVVDEITIYFKPAGLNYFIEEPSSLFENDFSYFSPFNDYEDEMINILFTKERSHQLELLEKYWMSKLIKKDLTRVEDWLKDINSQMSIEEIAEKNQISRQYLNKMFQKYVGKSPSEFRKVNKFRNAINQKSSNPNLIGLSLDANFYDQSHFIRNFKELAKINPGLFFNNVDISKENIWMFKE